The Microlunatus antarcticus genome window below encodes:
- a CDS encoding CPBP family intramembrane glutamic endopeptidase yields MGVPYPSVLRGLGQPAWHAILGIVMALALYLLVVPLVSSTVLGVGYLLQRPAVSFADYQTAGRRLEHPIGMLASNLGLASLTLIAAFTLYAAHRVRPHWLSSVQPRLRWRYLLACAAIALVVLGGVLLLSSTLSPDTTTPPQPQRQLVAFLLVIAITSPLQAAAEEYLFRGYLLQAFGSLLATPWFGVVVSALLFALFHGSQSLPLFLDRFAFGMLAALLVWRTGGLEAGIAAHTANNLLAYGSAALTGSVAGLRAVNTLSWANAAVDIAGFAAFALIATLLGRGLQTRTAHAPQPRLPARRDARRVSGPY; encoded by the coding sequence GTGGGCGTGCCGTACCCGTCGGTCCTACGCGGGCTCGGCCAGCCCGCCTGGCACGCGATCCTCGGGATCGTGATGGCGCTGGCCCTCTACCTGCTCGTGGTCCCATTGGTCTCCTCCACGGTCCTGGGAGTCGGCTACCTGCTCCAACGGCCCGCCGTCTCCTTCGCCGACTACCAGACAGCCGGCCGGCGCCTGGAGCACCCGATCGGGATGCTCGCGTCCAACCTCGGCCTCGCCAGCCTCACCCTGATCGCCGCCTTCACCCTCTACGCCGCTCACCGCGTCCGACCGCACTGGCTCAGCTCCGTCCAACCGCGCCTTCGCTGGCGCTACCTGCTGGCCTGCGCCGCCATCGCCCTCGTCGTGCTCGGCGGCGTGCTGCTCCTCAGCAGCACCCTCAGCCCCGACACCACGACCCCACCGCAGCCCCAGCGGCAGCTGGTGGCGTTCTTGCTCGTCATCGCGATCACCTCACCGCTGCAGGCCGCCGCCGAGGAGTACCTGTTCCGCGGCTACCTCCTCCAAGCGTTCGGCAGCCTCCTCGCCACGCCCTGGTTCGGGGTCGTCGTCTCAGCCCTGCTGTTCGCCCTCTTCCACGGGAGCCAGAGCCTGCCGCTGTTCCTCGACCGCTTCGCCTTCGGCATGCTCGCCGCCCTGCTCGTGTGGCGCACCGGCGGGCTCGAGGCAGGCATCGCCGCACACACCGCCAACAACCTGCTCGCCTACGGCAGCGCCGCCCTCACCGGCAGCGTCGCCGGACTACGCGCCGTCAACACGCTCAGCTGGGCCAACGCCGCCGTCGACATCGCCGGCTTCGCCGCTTTCGCCCTGATCGCCACCCTGCTGGGCCGCGGCCTCCAGACACGAACAGCCCACGCTCCGCAGCCACGCCTGCCGGCACGCAGAGACGCGAGGCGAGTTTCCGGCCCCTACTGA
- a CDS encoding cupredoxin domain-containing protein, with product MRVPLKAIAAPILLSALGVLLSGCGTSTTPADQPSSAGSAPPAASSSATTSPTTQPGTPAAGSPVAGAVVVSVKVSGGRVQPRLQTTPVKAGQTVTITATSDVADSIHVHGYDKTLDLPPGQTASVSFIADVKGVFEVETHETELLVAKLSVA from the coding sequence ATGCGCGTCCCCCTCAAGGCCATCGCCGCACCGATCCTGCTGAGCGCGCTCGGCGTGCTCCTCTCCGGCTGCGGCACGAGCACCACCCCGGCCGACCAGCCGTCATCTGCAGGCAGCGCTCCCCCCGCTGCCAGCAGTTCGGCCACGACCTCGCCGACGACCCAGCCGGGAACGCCCGCCGCCGGAAGCCCGGTGGCCGGCGCGGTCGTGGTGTCGGTGAAGGTCAGCGGCGGCCGGGTCCAACCACGTCTGCAGACCACTCCGGTGAAGGCCGGTCAGACGGTCACGATCACCGCCACGAGCGACGTCGCCGACTCGATCCACGTCCACGGCTACGACAAGACCCTCGACCTTCCGCCAGGCCAGACCGCGTCGGTGAGCTTCATCGCCGACGTGAAGGGCGTCTTCGAGGTCGAGACCCACGAGACCGAGCTCCTCGTCGCGAAGCTGTCTGTGGCGTGA
- a CDS encoding cation diffusion facilitator family transporter: MSGHGHDHGASTATGKHRWRLVLVVGITAAVFVAEVIGGLASGSLALLADAGHMLTDATGLVIALIATSLAARPATSSRTFGWQRAEILAAMVNGMLLTGIAVWVLVEAVRRWNQPADISSTLMLLVAIGGAVANVVGLLILRGGKDESLNLRGAYLEVLGDLLGSIAVIVAAVVIALTGYTRADSLASILIFCLIVPRAVLLLRDVVHVLLEGTPPGVDLDQVRRHIAETPGVVDVHDLHAWTITSGSAVLSAHVVVTDEWWRAGRSGEVLDHLGTCLDDHFEVEHCTFQLEPIGHQDHETIQHV; this comes from the coding sequence GTGAGCGGCCACGGTCACGACCACGGCGCGTCGACGGCGACCGGGAAGCACCGCTGGCGCCTGGTCCTGGTGGTCGGCATCACCGCCGCCGTGTTCGTGGCCGAGGTCATCGGCGGACTCGCGTCCGGCTCGCTAGCCCTGCTCGCCGACGCCGGGCACATGCTCACCGACGCCACCGGCCTGGTCATCGCTTTGATCGCGACCTCGCTGGCTGCGCGACCGGCGACCTCGAGCCGCACGTTCGGCTGGCAGCGCGCCGAGATCCTCGCCGCGATGGTCAACGGGATGCTGCTGACCGGGATCGCGGTGTGGGTCCTGGTCGAGGCGGTCCGGCGGTGGAACCAGCCGGCCGACATCTCCAGCACCCTGATGCTGCTCGTCGCCATCGGCGGCGCCGTCGCCAACGTCGTCGGGCTGCTGATCCTGCGGGGTGGCAAGGACGAGAGCCTGAACCTTCGCGGCGCCTACCTCGAGGTGCTGGGCGACCTGCTCGGCTCGATCGCGGTCATCGTGGCCGCCGTGGTGATCGCGCTGACCGGCTACACCCGCGCCGACTCTCTCGCCTCGATCCTGATCTTCTGCCTCATCGTGCCGCGCGCGGTCTTGCTGCTGCGCGACGTCGTGCACGTCCTGCTCGAGGGCACCCCGCCCGGCGTCGACCTCGACCAGGTCCGCCGCCACATCGCCGAGACCCCCGGGGTGGTCGACGTGCACGACCTGCACGCCTGGACCATCACCAGCGGGTCGGCGGTGCTGTCCGCCCACGTCGTCGTCACCGACGAATGGTGGCGCGCCGGCCGCTCCGGCGAAGTCCTCGACCACCTCGGGACGTGCCTGGACGACCACTTCGAGGTCGAGCACTGCACCTTCCAGCTCGAACCCATCGGCCACCAGGACCACGAAACGATCCAGCACGTCTGA
- a CDS encoding ArsR/SmtB family transcription factor codes for MSIEQEPQLAEAAGQAAEPDSSAAVCLFRSLADPTRLRILLHLALGEHRVVDLTEHVGLAQSTTSTHLACLRDCGLVQARTVGRSSVYSLAVATELMDLLSAAERVLAATGDAVTLCPQIDHTGETHDDPTISRFSQGRS; via the coding sequence GTGTCGATTGAACAAGAACCGCAGCTCGCGGAAGCTGCCGGGCAGGCGGCCGAGCCGGACTCATCTGCGGCCGTCTGCCTGTTCCGGAGCCTGGCCGACCCGACCCGGCTCCGGATCCTGCTGCACCTGGCGCTGGGCGAGCACCGCGTCGTGGACCTGACCGAGCACGTCGGGCTGGCGCAGAGCACGACGTCGACGCACCTGGCCTGCCTGCGCGACTGCGGCCTGGTCCAGGCCCGCACCGTCGGGCGTTCGTCGGTCTACTCCCTGGCCGTGGCGACCGAGCTGATGGACCTCCTCAGCGCCGCCGAACGGGTCCTCGCCGCCACCGGCGACGCTGTCACCCTGTGCCCCCAGATCGACCACACTGGCGAGACCCACGACGACCCCACGATCTCGCGCTTCAGCCAAGGCCGCTCGTGA
- a CDS encoding ZIP family metal transporter produces MDQVAKAALYVSLPVFAALLGSLIALVRRPSAAVASGIQHFAAGVVMAALVGEVLPALREQGHLPWVVGGFSAGVALMLTLGAWSRRIEARRTSLARSEAYVLPVGLLAAVGVDLLIDGELVGLGVTLGSTTGLIITLALTVEILFLSLSVVAELTDAGVPRGRSALITVGLGLLTGVGAVLGAALLGGASHEVLAAGLAFGTAALLYLAVEELLVEAHEERETTVLSAMFFLGFLIIYVLGEVAA; encoded by the coding sequence TTGGACCAGGTAGCGAAGGCGGCTCTCTACGTCAGCCTCCCGGTGTTCGCCGCCCTGCTCGGGTCGCTGATCGCTCTCGTGCGGCGGCCCAGCGCCGCGGTGGCGAGCGGGATCCAGCACTTCGCCGCCGGGGTGGTGATGGCGGCACTGGTCGGCGAGGTACTTCCCGCGCTGCGTGAGCAGGGCCACCTGCCCTGGGTTGTCGGAGGGTTCAGCGCGGGTGTCGCGCTGATGCTCACCCTGGGCGCGTGGAGCCGTCGGATCGAGGCGCGGCGGACCAGCCTCGCCCGGAGCGAGGCCTACGTGCTGCCGGTCGGGCTGCTCGCCGCGGTCGGCGTGGACCTGCTCATCGACGGCGAGCTCGTTGGGCTCGGCGTGACCCTCGGGTCGACCACCGGTCTGATCATCACCCTCGCCCTGACGGTCGAGATCTTGTTCTTGTCGTTGTCGGTGGTCGCCGAGCTCACCGACGCCGGCGTGCCCCGCGGGCGGTCGGCGCTCATCACGGTGGGGCTGGGGCTGCTGACCGGCGTCGGCGCCGTTCTCGGCGCAGCACTCCTCGGCGGGGCCAGCCACGAGGTGCTGGCCGCGGGTCTCGCCTTCGGCACGGCTGCGCTGCTCTACCTCGCCGTCGAGGAGCTCCTCGTCGAGGCCCACGAGGAGCGCGAGACCACCGTCCTTAGCGCCATGTTCTTCTTGGGCTTCCTGATCATCTACGTCCTCGGAGAGGTCGCAGCATGA
- a CDS encoding DMT family transporter — translation MLAALRHRGVQAALLAAVLFGAGTPAAKLLLDGVSPWLLAGLLYCGSGLGLGLLRLARRSPRVHLTRAELAPLAGAIVFGGLAAPVLMMVGLTSLPASGASLLLNAEGVFTALLAWFVFKENVDRRIAVGMAAIIAGAVLLSIPTGAQLGSVWPALAVLGACLCWGLDNNLTRKVALTDATWLAAIKGLVAGPVNLVLAFSLGAQLPGAAHVAAALVVGFFAYGVSLVLFILALRHVGTARASAYYSVAPFFGAALAVALGEQLTWPLVAAGVLMAAGVWLHLTENHQHRHGHEQLTHSHRHTHDEHHPHGHREAVPAGTGHTHEHTHHPTVHSHPHYPDAHHRHQH, via the coding sequence ATGCTGGCCGCTCTGCGACACCGCGGCGTTCAGGCGGCGTTGCTCGCCGCCGTCCTGTTCGGTGCTGGCACCCCTGCGGCGAAGCTGCTGCTCGACGGCGTGAGTCCGTGGCTGCTGGCCGGGTTGCTGTACTGCGGCTCCGGCCTCGGCCTCGGCCTGCTCCGGTTGGCCCGTCGCTCTCCCCGCGTCCACCTCACCCGCGCCGAGCTGGCGCCGCTGGCCGGCGCGATCGTGTTCGGCGGGCTCGCGGCGCCGGTGCTGATGATGGTCGGACTGACCTCGCTCCCGGCGTCGGGGGCGTCACTGCTGCTGAACGCCGAAGGGGTGTTCACGGCCCTGCTCGCCTGGTTCGTCTTCAAGGAGAACGTCGACCGGCGCATCGCCGTCGGGATGGCGGCGATCATCGCCGGCGCCGTCCTGCTCAGCATCCCGACCGGAGCCCAGCTCGGCAGCGTCTGGCCCGCGCTGGCCGTGCTCGGCGCCTGCCTGTGCTGGGGGCTGGACAACAACCTGACTCGCAAGGTCGCGTTGACCGACGCCACCTGGCTGGCCGCGATCAAGGGCCTGGTCGCCGGTCCGGTCAACCTGGTCCTTGCGTTCAGCCTCGGCGCCCAGCTTCCGGGCGCCGCTCACGTCGCGGCCGCGCTGGTCGTCGGGTTCTTCGCCTACGGCGTCAGCCTGGTCCTGTTCATCCTCGCCCTGCGCCATGTCGGTACAGCCAGGGCCAGCGCCTACTACTCGGTCGCCCCGTTCTTCGGCGCCGCCCTCGCTGTCGCGCTCGGAGAGCAGCTGACCTGGCCGCTGGTCGCCGCTGGGGTGCTGATGGCGGCCGGGGTCTGGCTGCACCTCACCGAGAACCACCAGCACCGCCACGGCCACGAGCAGCTGACCCACAGCCACCGGCACACCCATGACGAGCACCACCCGCACGGCCACCGCGAAGCCGTCCCGGCTGGCACCGGGCACACCCACGAGCACACGCACCACCCGACCGTGCACAGCCACCCGCACTATCCCGACGCGCACCACCGCCACCAGCACTGA
- a CDS encoding ArsR/SmtB family transcription factor yields MTSSWPEQAVVDLPTPAIAVDADALARVGVALADPTRRALLLRLVAGPAFPADLAELLGVGRTNVSNHLSCLRGCGLVSAEPVGRRVRYSLADPRLGEALAALASLVLVTTAAESTCGPADYDCEHGDHDREDDHEDDLDGVTTGTALAPQVETTRG; encoded by the coding sequence GTGACTTCATCCTGGCCTGAACAAGCGGTGGTGGACCTGCCGACTCCTGCGATCGCGGTGGACGCGGATGCGCTTGCGCGGGTCGGGGTGGCGCTGGCCGATCCGACCCGGCGGGCGCTGCTGCTGCGGCTGGTCGCGGGCCCGGCGTTCCCGGCCGACTTGGCCGAGCTGCTGGGGGTGGGACGGACCAACGTGTCGAACCACCTGTCGTGCCTGCGCGGGTGTGGCCTGGTCAGCGCCGAGCCGGTGGGCCGGCGGGTCCGCTACAGCCTGGCCGACCCGCGGCTGGGCGAGGCTCTGGCCGCGCTGGCTTCCCTCGTGCTGGTGACGACGGCGGCGGAGTCGACGTGTGGTCCGGCGGACTACGACTGCGAGCACGGGGACCACGACCGCGAGGACGACCACGAGGACGACCTCGACGGCGTGACCACCGGCACGGCGCTCGCCCCGCAGGTGGAGACGACCCGTGGCTGA
- a CDS encoding heavy metal translocating P-type ATPase — MADACCGPDEPRTSTGTELDEAPTPVWQVREIQLAAVSGVLLLAAVLVPASLAETLLFWAAAVVGGATFVPGALRGLVKGRLGVGLLMTIAAVGALILGEVAEAATLAFLFSIAEALEDYAITRTRNGLKALLGLAPKTATVLRGRPVEVGLADLAVGDVLLVRPGEKIATDGIVRGGRSAVDTSVVTGESVPVEVGPGADVFAGTVNGNGALEVEVSATAADNSLARLVHIVQEAQERKGSTQRLAERVAKPLVPGVLILAALVALVGSLLGDPGVWIPRALVVLVAAAPCALALSVPVAVVAAIGAASKGGVLIKGGAAVEALGAVQIVALDKTGTLTRNEPAVIEVVATQPDSDAARATVLAVAAALEARSEHPLAAAILTAAEADERAAALRLEGDDVEAVPGRGLVGAVDHRPARLGKPGFVDAGPLDADVARLQDAGATVVLVEHDGMLLGAVAVRDEVRPEAAEAVALLKRQGLRVVMLTGDNHRTAAAIAAQAGVEEVHAELSPEDKARLVEELGRSGRVAMVGDGINDAPALATASCGIAMGAMGSDVAVEAADVALMGSDLRRLPDAVAHARAARRVLTQNLVLSVLIIAVLVPLSAFGVLGLALVVATHELAEVVVIANGIRAGRRRHLPTRAGLPPRSARSDASRREPREPTHRNFPAAQPVPASNGAGLLTLTPLLTTSSNPRSARTEGTERCGCEPGCSCCTD, encoded by the coding sequence GTGGCTGACGCGTGCTGCGGTCCCGACGAGCCCCGCACGTCGACCGGCACCGAGCTGGACGAGGCGCCGACGCCGGTCTGGCAGGTCCGCGAGATCCAGCTCGCGGCGGTATCCGGGGTCTTGCTGCTGGCGGCCGTGCTGGTGCCGGCTTCGTTGGCCGAGACTCTGCTGTTCTGGGCGGCCGCGGTGGTGGGTGGGGCGACGTTCGTGCCCGGCGCGCTGCGTGGGCTGGTGAAGGGCCGGCTCGGGGTCGGGCTGCTGATGACGATCGCGGCGGTCGGCGCGCTGATCCTGGGCGAGGTGGCGGAGGCCGCGACGCTGGCGTTCTTGTTCTCGATCGCCGAGGCGTTGGAGGACTACGCCATCACCCGGACCCGCAACGGGTTGAAGGCGCTGCTTGGCCTGGCTCCGAAGACGGCCACTGTGCTGCGCGGGCGCCCGGTCGAGGTCGGCCTGGCTGACCTCGCCGTCGGCGACGTGCTGCTGGTCCGGCCGGGGGAGAAGATCGCCACCGACGGCATCGTGCGCGGCGGCCGCAGCGCTGTCGACACCTCGGTGGTGACCGGTGAGTCCGTGCCCGTCGAGGTCGGACCCGGCGCGGACGTCTTCGCCGGCACCGTCAACGGCAACGGCGCGCTCGAGGTCGAGGTGAGCGCGACCGCGGCGGACAACTCGTTGGCGAGGCTCGTCCACATCGTCCAGGAGGCGCAGGAGCGCAAGGGCTCCACCCAGCGGCTCGCCGAACGCGTCGCCAAGCCCCTCGTCCCCGGTGTGCTGATCCTGGCCGCTCTCGTCGCGCTGGTCGGCAGCCTCCTCGGCGACCCCGGCGTGTGGATCCCGCGCGCCCTGGTCGTTCTCGTCGCGGCCGCGCCGTGCGCCCTGGCCCTGAGCGTCCCGGTCGCCGTGGTCGCGGCCATCGGCGCCGCGTCGAAGGGCGGCGTCCTCATCAAGGGCGGTGCAGCGGTCGAGGCCCTGGGCGCGGTCCAGATCGTCGCCCTCGACAAGACCGGCACCCTCACCCGCAACGAGCCCGCGGTGATCGAGGTCGTGGCCACCCAGCCCGACAGCGACGCTGCCCGCGCGACGGTGCTGGCGGTGGCCGCGGCGCTCGAGGCGCGCAGCGAGCACCCGTTGGCCGCCGCCATCCTCACCGCCGCCGAGGCGGACGAGCGGGCCGCCGCGTTGCGTCTTGAGGGCGACGACGTCGAGGCCGTGCCCGGCCGGGGCCTGGTTGGGGCGGTCGACCACCGGCCGGCGAGGCTCGGTAAGCCCGGCTTCGTCGACGCGGGTCCCCTCGACGCCGATGTTGCACGCCTGCAGGACGCGGGCGCGACCGTGGTCCTGGTCGAGCACGACGGGATGCTTCTGGGCGCTGTCGCCGTCCGCGACGAGGTCCGTCCCGAAGCCGCCGAAGCCGTGGCCCTGCTGAAGCGTCAGGGGCTGCGCGTGGTGATGCTGACCGGCGACAACCATCGCACCGCAGCCGCGATCGCCGCGCAGGCCGGTGTGGAGGAGGTGCACGCCGAGCTCAGCCCCGAGGACAAGGCCCGCCTGGTCGAGGAGCTCGGCCGCAGCGGCCGGGTCGCGATGGTGGGAGACGGCATCAACGACGCCCCCGCGCTCGCGACCGCGAGCTGTGGCATCGCGATGGGTGCCATGGGCAGCGACGTCGCGGTCGAGGCCGCCGACGTCGCGCTCATGGGCTCTGACCTGCGCCGCCTGCCCGACGCCGTCGCACACGCTCGCGCCGCCCGACGCGTCCTCACCCAGAACCTCGTGCTGTCGGTGCTGATCATCGCCGTGCTGGTGCCGCTGTCCGCGTTCGGCGTCCTCGGCCTGGCACTGGTCGTCGCCACCCACGAGCTCGCCGAGGTCGTCGTCATCGCCAACGGCATCCGCGCCGGCCGCCGCCGCCACCTGCCCACCCGCGCCGGCCTGCCGCCGCGGTCCGCGCGCTCCGACGCCTCCCGGCGCGAACCTCGTGAACCCACCCACCGGAACTTCCCGGCCGCGCAGCCCGTTCCTGCGAGCAACGGGGCCGGTCTCCTCACCCTCACCCCGCTGTTGACCACCAGCTCCAACCCCCGCAGTGCGCGCACGGAAGGGACGGAGCGGTGCGGGTGCGAGCCCGGCTGCTCGTGCTGCACCGACTGA
- a CDS encoding DsbA family protein produces the protein MSSKSAPPNRTPRGRGPALPSPGPSGLLPNSAVVAIVVAVVVVFAVVVTLAVRGSTSTQQTGPGVPAADAASAQVVRDSSHRLPGSTEAKATFVEFLDFECEACRAAYPVVEQLRQQYAGRVSFVVRYFPIESHFNAMRAARAVEAAAQQGQLEAMYQKMYTTQEQWGEQQVAADDTFRGFAVDLGLDMARWDSTYNDQATIDRINLDIADGKALGVEGTPSFFVNGQRIQPKSVDDLSGALDAALAE, from the coding sequence ATGAGCTCCAAGTCCGCCCCACCGAACCGCACTCCCCGCGGACGTGGTCCGGCGCTGCCGTCGCCGGGTCCGTCGGGGTTGCTGCCCAACTCCGCGGTGGTGGCGATCGTCGTCGCGGTTGTCGTGGTCTTCGCCGTGGTCGTCACGCTCGCGGTCCGTGGCAGTACCAGCACGCAGCAGACCGGGCCGGGTGTGCCGGCGGCCGATGCCGCCTCCGCGCAGGTCGTCCGCGACAGCTCGCACCGCCTGCCCGGGTCGACTGAGGCCAAGGCGACGTTCGTGGAGTTCCTCGACTTCGAGTGCGAGGCCTGCCGGGCGGCCTACCCGGTCGTGGAGCAGCTGCGCCAGCAGTACGCGGGCCGGGTCAGCTTCGTCGTGCGCTACTTCCCGATCGAGAGCCACTTCAACGCGATGCGCGCCGCGCGCGCGGTCGAGGCGGCCGCGCAGCAGGGCCAGCTCGAGGCGATGTACCAGAAGATGTACACCACGCAGGAGCAGTGGGGCGAGCAGCAGGTGGCGGCCGACGACACGTTCCGCGGCTTCGCCGTCGACCTCGGCCTGGACATGGCCCGGTGGGACAGCACCTACAACGACCAGGCCACCATCGACCGCATCAACCTCGACATCGCCGACGGCAAGGCTCTCGGCGTCGAGGGCACCCCGTCGTTCTTCGTGAACGGACAGCGCATCCAGCCCAAGTCGGTCGACGACCTCTCCGGCGCTCTCGACGCCGCGCTCGCCGAATGA